The following proteins are encoded in a genomic region of Acidobacteriota bacterium:
- a CDS encoding hemerythrin domain-containing protein, with protein sequence MNAIELLKSDHEVVAGLFAEVEKTGEDKHPAIFQKIKAELDVHAHIEEKVFYPKLKADGNKELVDIVLEGVEEHHQVKMFLRELDALSTDSEKFEPKLTVLIEDVEHHVKEEEKEMFPLVKKQFDDATLEELGAEMEKEKAAFKRSYAAAAGK encoded by the coding sequence ATGAACGCTATCGAATTATTAAAATCAGACCATGAGGTCGTAGCCGGCCTGTTCGCCGAGGTAGAGAAAACCGGTGAAGACAAGCATCCGGCGATCTTTCAAAAGATAAAGGCGGAGTTGGACGTCCATGCTCACATTGAGGAAAAGGTGTTTTACCCAAAGCTAAAGGCTGACGGTAACAAGGAACTCGTGGACATCGTGCTCGAGGGCGTCGAGGAACATCACCAAGTGAAAATGTTTCTCCGCGAACTCGATGCGCTTTCAACCGACAGCGAAAAATTCGAGCCAAAGCTGACCGTCCTGATCGAAGACGTTGAGCATCACGTCAAAGAGGAAGAAAAAGAGATGTTTCCGCTTGTCAAAAAACAGTTTGACGACGCAACGCTTGAGGAACTCGGCGCCGAAATGGAAAAAGAAAAGGCAGCTTTCAAAAGATCGTATGCTGCCGCGGCCGGAAAATAA